The archaeon BMS3Bbin15 DNA segment GGGCTTATAGTTGACATTCGCCACCTTATGCTTATATCAGATATTATGACTGTAGACGGCGATGTTAAGGCAATAGGTAGACACGGCGTCAGTGGTGAAAAAGCCTCTGTGCTTGCACGAGCAGCATTTGAAATTACAGTTGACCATCTGCTTGATGCAGGAGTTAAAGGAGAATATGACGAACTCGAGGGTATTGTTGAAAATGTTATTGTCGGCAGGCCTGTTAAGTTGGGAACAGGAATGGTGGAAGTAGTTATGCGTAGAGAGCTTGAAGAGAGCAAGGAGGCAATCTAATGGATATAAATAAGGCTATAAGAGTGGCTATCGATACAGGCAAGGTTTATATGGGCAGTGAAGAAACTCTCAATGCATTTATAAACGGAAAGATAAAATTGGCTATAGTCGCAGATAACTGTCTGGCAGATAAAAAGGCAGACCTGAAAAAGTTTGCAAATCTAAACAAAATCCCTGTTTTTGAATTTAAGGGCACAAGTATGGAACTTGGCGCAATTTGCGGTAGACCACATGTTGTAGCTATGCTGGGCATAGTTGAGAGTGGAG contains these protein-coding regions:
- a CDS encoding 50S ribosomal protein L30e, with the translated sequence MDINKAIRVAIDTGKVYMGSEETLNAFINGKIKLAIVADNCLADKKADLKKFANLNKIPVFEFKGTSMELGAICGRPHVVAMLGIVESGDSDIFELGRRKE